The following proteins are encoded in a genomic region of Sparus aurata chromosome 23, fSpaAur1.1, whole genome shotgun sequence:
- the ints1 gene encoding integrator complex subunit 1 isoform X3: MNRPKPTTLRRPSAAKPSGHPPPGDFIALGSKSQGGEPKAPAVLLKPASTGLPADRKREASSALPSSSGLSSLTKRPKLSTTPPVSALGRLADVAAVDKRAISPSIKEPSVVPIEVSPAVLLDEIEAAESEGNDDRIEGLLCGAVKQLKMNRAKPDITLYLSLMFLAKIKPNVFATEGIIEALCSLLRRDASINFKAKGNSLVSVLACNLLMAAYEEDENWPEIFVKVYIEDSLGERIWVDSSHCKNFVDNIQTAFGTKMPPKSMLLQADTGRTGGDLSAGSSPHPSTPDEDDSQTELLIAEEKLSPEDEGQIMPRYEELAESVEDYVLDVLRDQLNRRQPMDNVSRNLLRLLTATCGYKEARLMAVQRLEMWLQNPKLTRPAQDLLMSLCMNCNSHGADDMEVISNLIKIRLKPKVLLNHYMLCVRELLNAHRDNLATMVKLVIFNELSNARNPNNMQVLHTVLQHSPEQAPKFLAMVFQDLLTNKDDYLRASRALLREIIKQTKHEINFQSFCFGLMQERKETSYVDMEFKERFVIQVTDLLTVSMMLGITAQVKEAGIAWDKGEKKSECYLEGLRSFQNQIAAIQRDAVWWLHTVVPTISKVGAKDYVHCLHKVLFTEQPETYYKWDNWPPESDRNFFLRLCSEVPLLEDTLMRILVIGLSRDLPLGPADAMELADHLVKRAAGVQSDDLEVLKVERIQLIDAVLNLCTYHHPENIQLPAGYQPPNLAISTLYWKAWLLLLVVAAFNPQKIGLAAWDGYPTLKMLMEMVMTNNYTYPPCTVADEDTKTEMINRELQISQREKQEILAFESHLAAASTKQTITESNSLLLSQLTSLDPQGPPRRPPPAVQEQVKSLNQSLRLGHLLCRSRNPDFLLNIIQRQASSQSMPWLADLVQSSEGSLDVLPVQCLCEFLLHDAADDSLPIEDDDEAESKEQKAKKRQRQQKQRQLLGRLQDLLLGPKADEQTTCEVLDYFLRRLSSSQVASRVLAMKGLSLVLSEGGLKDGEERDHPMEEDSADAELLPGYQWLLQDLPKLPLFDSVRGMTSTALQQAIHMETDPQTISAYLIYLSQHAPVEEQASHNDLALDVARLIVERSTIMNSLFSKHSCRPESDAVLSAFLTIFSAYIRRMRKTKEGEDLYSWSESQDQVFLRWTTGETATMHILVVHAMVILLTLGPPKGESDFYNLLDIWFPDKKPLPTAFLVDTSEEALLLPDWLKLRMIRSEVSRLVDAALQDLEPQQLLLFVQSFGIPVSSMSKLLQYLDQAVSHDPQSLEENIMDKHYMAHLVEVQHERGATGGHTFHSLLSSSLPPDRDSAETSKIKVTVETPHSSVKMRAASQLPAVGPDDDLTGMLLQIFPLKVDPRWPGPPPSQLSLALQQALAKELMRAKQGQIQQGGLAFRLLQAIAALLTSAHAGPIVMSMHRSHALSCPLMRQLHLYQRLVSQDIAFSSLFLKVIVEMLIWLDNPPVEAGPLKTLLRSFAGQNSQKLRHSDVRTGFLHLAEALAYHRDTEVPLRAIIAMLKAGDRCNAEPELIGKVLQGLMEGRSPYLEELLSLLMTVGTQTGTAGPVATVISLLLQESEERAVKKEADSNTSSEVTKSGLSSGLLVDWLEHLDPEVTSVCPDLQQKLLFALNKARGTPAYRPYLLALLTHQSNWSTLLQCISALLNKRKDYKLDPSSALDFLWACSHIPRIWQGRDQKISQKKTEKFVLRLSSEELISLVDLILSESELNSRDSPHDDKSSLDQASCSLIQSRLPLLHSYCNGDLENIKKVSEYLINCTKKWEDSAMSKRCQNLLLQIYLHFPEVIQHITLPEGTFRSGGAAYGSSCKLDVLVHRLVTLLADIGDSKSTESRVSDANLACRKMAVSHPVLLLRHLPMIAGLLHGRMHLNMQEFRQQNHMTFFSNVLAILELLQPLVFHSDHQRALQDCLLSFMRVLQNFQRTRSPLVFINKFLQFTQKYITHDAAAAIPYLQKHSYILQVLCAENPDLVQLKSLLAGLTLPVKSSSADVDADERDDDVATGSLPLVNISASVSLSAADMTMYLKKMSRGEAVEDVLEVLTEVDDKSRRSPEIIQYFINDLQRLMTSSEELCRNMAFSLALRCIQNNPCLATDFLPTFMYCMGSGNFDVVQTALRNLPEYVLLCQEHADILLHKAFLVGIYGQIDTSSMIAESMKVLHMEAT; the protein is encoded by the exons ATGAATCGTCCAAAGCCTACAACTCTCAGGCGCCCCAGTGCTGCAAAACCATCAg GTCACCCTCCACCAGGAGATTTCATTGCTCTCGGGTCGAAGAGCCAGGGTGGAGAACCCAAAGCCCCTGCTGTCCTCCTGAAGCCGGCATCCACAGGTTTACCTGCTGACCGTAAGAGAGAGGCTTCCTCTGCTCTGCCCTCCTCATCTGGCCTGTCCAGCCTCACCAAGCGGCCCAAACTATCCACCACCCCTCCTGTCAGTGCTCTGGGACGACTCGCTGATGTTGCAGCCGTGGACAAGAGGGCGATATCCCCCTCAATAAAGGAGCCATCAGTGGTACCTATTGAAG TGTCACCGGCAGTGCTGCTGGACGAGATTGAAGCTGCCGAGTCTGAAGGAAATGATGACCGCATTGAGGGACTGCTGTGTGGAGCAGTGAAACAACTCAAGATGAACCGAGCCAAGCCCGACATAACGCTGTACCTCAGCCTCATGTTCCTGGCCAAAATCAAGCCCAATGTTTTTGCAACTGAAGGAATTATTGAG GCCTTGTGCAGCCTCTTGCGTCGAGATGCTTCGATCAACTTTAAAGCCAAGGGAAACAGCCTCGTGTCTGTTCTTGCTTGCAATCTGCTGATGGCAGCCTACGAGGAGGACGAGAACTGGCCGGAGATCTTCGTTAAA gTGTACATTGAGGACTCTCTCGGAGAAAGAATCTGGGTGGACAGTTCTCATTGCAAAAACTTTGTTGACAACATCCAGACTGCTTTTGGGACAAAGATGCCACCCAAGAGTATGCTGCTGCAGGCAGACACCGGTCGTACTGGTGGAGATCTCAGTGCAG GTAGCAGCCCTCATCCCTCAACCCCGGACGAGGACGACAGCCAGACGGAATTACTGATAGCTGAGGAGAAACTCAGCCCTGAGGATGAAGGGCAGATCATGCCGAG GTATGAAGAACTAGCAGAGAGCGTGGAGGACTACGTGCTCGATGTCCTCAGAGATCAGCTGAACCGCAGGCAGCCGATGGACAACGTGTCCCGAAACTTACTGCGTCTGCTCACAGCTACGTGTGGCTACAAAGAGGCTCGACTCATGGCTGTGCAGAGGCTGGAGATGTGGCTCCAGAACCCAAAG CTGACCCGTCCAGCTCAAGACCTCCTCATGTCTCTGTGTATGAACTGCAACTCCCACGGAGCCGACGACATGGAGGTGATCTCCAACCTGATCAAGATCCGTCTCAAACCCAAAGTCCTCCTCAACCACTACATGCTGTGTGTCAG GGAGCTGCTCAACGCGCACAGAGACAACCTGGCCACTATGGTGAAGCTGGTGATCTTCAATGAGCTGTCCAACGCCAGGAATCCTAACAACATGCAAGTCCTGcacacagtgctgcagcacagcCCAGAGCAGGCGCCAAAG ttcTTGGCGATGGTGTTCCAGGACCTGCTGACCAATAAGGACGATTACCTCCGAGCCTCCCGAGCTTTGCTGAGAGAAATCATCAAACAGACCAAGCATGAGATCAACTTCCAGTCCTTCTGCTTTGGGTTAATGCAGGAGAGAAAGGAGACCAGCTATGTTGACATGGAGTTCaaa GAGCGTTTTGTCATCCAGGTGACAGATCTGCTGACAGTCTCCATGATGCTGGGCATCACCGCTCAGGTCAAAGAAGCTGGCATCGCGTGGGataaaggagagaagaagagtgagTGCT ATCTGGAGGGCCTGAGGTCGTTTCAAAACCAGATAGCTGCCATCCAGAGAGACGCTGTGTGGTGGCTTCACACCGTCGTTCCGACCATCAGCAAAGTTGGCGCAAAAGACTACGTTCACTG CCTTCACAAAGTCCTTTTCACCGAGCAACCGGAGACGTATTACAAGTGGGACAACTGGCCTCCAGAGAGCGACAGGAA tttCTTCCTCCGCCTCTGCTCAGAGGTGCCTCTGTTGGAGGACACACTGATGCGCATTCTGGTCATCGGGTTGTCACGTGATCTGCCCCTGGGCCCGGCCGACGCCATGgagctcgcagatcacctggtTAAAAGGGCAGCTGGAGTTCAGTCTGACG ATCTGGAGGTCCTGAAAGTGGAAAGGATCCAGCTCATTGATGCGGTCCTCAATCTGTGTACATACCACCACCCAGAGAACATTCAGCTGCCTGCAGG GTACCAACCACCAAATTTGGCAATATCCACACTGTACTGGAAGgcatggctgctgctgcttgtggTGGCTGCATTTAATCCACAGAAAATAG GTTTGGCTGCCTGGGACGGCTATCCTACTCTGAAAATGCTGATGGAGATGGTCATGACAAA TAACTATACCTACCCTCCATGCACCGTTGCGGATGAAGACACAAAGACGGAGATGATCAACAGGGAGCTGCAGATCtcccagagagagaaacaagagaTCCTGGCCTTTGAGAGCCACTTGGCAGCCGCCTCCACCAAACAGACCATCACAGAAAGCAACAGCCTGTTGTTGTCTCAGCTGACCAGCCTGGATCCACA gggtcctcctcgtcgtcctcctcctgcGGTCCAGGAGCAGGTAAAAAGCCTCAACCAGTCTCTGCGTCTGGGACACCTCCTCTGCCGCAGCCGCAACCCAGACTTCCTCCTCAACATCATCCAGAGACAG GCTTCTTCTCAGTCTATGCCGTGGTTGGCTGATTTGGTCCAGTCCAGTGAAGGGTCCCTGGATGTGCTGCCAGTGCAGTGCCTGTGTGAATTCCTCCTGCATGATGCCGCAGACGACAGCCTGCCGATAGAGGATGACGATGAGGCAGAGAGCAAAGAGCAGAAAGCCAAGAAGAGACAA AGACAACAAAAGCAAAGACAGCTACTTGGACGGCTCCAGGATCTTCTGTTGGGTCCCAAGGCCGACGAGCAGACAACGTGTGAAGTGTTGGACTATTTTCTGCGTCGCCTTAGCTCTTCTCAGGTGGCATCGAGAGTGCTAGCCATGAAG GGTTTGTCATTGGTGCTCAGCGAAGGAGGCttgaaagatggagaggagcgcGACCATCCCATGGAGGAAGACTCTGCAGATGCTGAGCTCCTGCCAGGGTACCAGTGGCTGCTACAAGACCTCCCAAAGCTCCCGCTGTTTGACAGCGTCCGAGGCATGACGTCCACCGCTCTGCAGCAG GCTATTCACATGGAGACAGATCCGCAGACGATCAGCGCTTATCTCATCTAcctatcccagcatgcaccagTGGAGGAGCAAGCTTCTCATAATGACCTGGCCCTG GATGTTGCCCGGCTAATCGTGGAGCGCTCCACCATCATGAACAGCCTGTTCTCCAAACACTCCTGCAGGCCCGAGTCTGACGCTGTGCTCAGTGCTTTCCTCACCATCTTCTCGGCATACATCAGGAGAATGAGGAAGACCAAAGAGGGAGAGGATCTTTACAGCTGG tcAGAATCTCAGGACCAAGTGTTTCTGCGTTGGACAACAGGAGAGACTGCTACGATGCACATTCTCGTCGTCCATGCCATGGTTATCCTGCTGACTCTGGGGCCACCCAAAG GAGAGAGTGATTTCTACAACCTCTTGGACATTTGGTTTCCCGACAAGAAACCTCTCCCCACTGCCTTCCTGGTCGACACTTCAGAAGAGGCCCTTCTGCTGCCCGACTGGTTGAAACTGAGGATGATCCGATCAGAGGTTTCTCGATTGGTTGATGCAG CTTTACAAGACCTGGAGccccagcagctgctgctgtttgtgcaATCCTTTGGCATTCCAGTATCCAGCATGAGTAAACTGCTGCAGTACCTGGACCAGGCCGTCTCTCATGACCCACAGTCGCTGGAAGAGAACATCATGGATAAGC ACTACATGGCCCACCTGGTTGAAGTGCAGCATGAGCGAGGTGCCACTGGGGGGCACACTTTCCATTCATTACTGagctcctctcttcctccagaTAGAG ATTCTGCAGAAACAAGTAAGATCAAAGTTACCGTGGAGACGCCCCACAGCTCTGTGAAGATGAGAGCAGCCAGTCAACTTCCTGCAGTCGGGCCTGATGATGATCTCACTGGCATGCTGCTTCAG ATATTCCCCTTAAAGGTGGACCCTCGCTGGCCCGGTCCTCCTCCCAGCCAGCTCTCCCTGGCCTTACAGCAGGCCCTGGCTAAAGAGCTGATGCGGGCCAAGCAGGGTCAGATTCAGCAGGGCGGGTTAGCATTTCGGCTACTTCAGGCAATCGCAGCCCTGCTCACCTCTGCTCATGCGGGTCCTATTGTCATGTCGATGCACCGCAGCCATgccctctcctgtcctctcatGCGCCAGCTTCACCTCTACCAG CGTCTCGTGTCCCAGGACATTGCTTTCTCCTCGCTATTTCTTAAGGTCATTGTTGAGATGTTAATCTGGTTAGACAACCCACCTGTGGAGGCAGGACCACTGAAGACTCTGCTCAGGTCCTTCGCTGGTCAGAACTCTCAAAAACTCAGACACAGTGATG TGCGTACAGGTTTCCTCCACCTGGCTGAGGCTTTGGCTTATCACAGAGATACTGAAGTGCCGCTGAGAGCCATCATTGCAATGCTGAAAGCTGGAGACAGATGTAATGCAGAACCAGAGCTCATTGGAAAAG TGTTACAGGGGCTGATGGAGGGGAGGTCGCCGTATTTGGAGGAGCTGCTGTCTCTGTTGATGACTGTTGGTACACAGACTGGCACAGCTGGCCCCGTTGCCACGGTGATTTCCCTGCTGCTTCAGGAAAGTGAGGAGCGTGCTGTGAAAAAGGAAGCAGATTCTAACAC CAGCTCCGAGGTGACAAAATCCGGACTAAGCTCTGGGCTGCTGGTTGATTGGCTGGAGCATCTCGACCCCGAGGTCACTTCAGTGTGtccagacctgcagcagaaACTGCTGTTTGCCCTCAACAAG GCACGAGGAACTCCTGCCTACAGACCTTATCTCTTGGCCTTACTGACACATCAGTCAAACTGGTCCACCCTCCTGCAGTGTATCAGTGCTCTTCTCAACAAGCGCAAAGACTACAA GCTTGACCCATCATCAGCCCTAGATTTCTTGTGGGCGTGCAGCCACATCCCGCGTATCTGGCAAGGACGCGACCAGAAGATCAGCCAA aAGAAAACCGAGAAGTTTGTGCTCCGGCTCAGCTCAGAGGAGCTCATCAGCCTGGTCGACCTGATTTTGTCAGAGTCGGAGCTCAACAGCCGCGACTCACCCCACGACGATAAGAGCAGCCTGGACCAGGCGTCCTGCTCTCTCATCCAGTCCAGGCTGCCCCTCCTTCACTCCTACTGCAACGGAGATCTAGAAAACATCAAGAAAGTCTCGGAGTATCTCATCAACTGCACAAAGAAAtgggaggacag TGCGATGAGCAAGCGGTGCCAGAACTTGCTGCTGCAGATCTACCTGCACTTCCCTGAGGTCATTCAGCACATTACCCTGCCTGAAGGCACCTTCAGGAGTGGTGGGGCGGCATACGGCAGCAGCTGCAAG CTTGATGTCCTGGTGCATCGCCTCGTCACACTGCTGGCTGATATCGGAGACTCAAAGTCTACAGAGAGCCGTGTGTCTGATGCAAACCTCGCCTGTAGGAAGATGGCTGTGTCGCACCCTGTCCTTTTGCTCAG ACACCTGCCTATGATCGCTGGTCTCTTGCACGGTCGCATGCACCTGAACATGCAGGAGTTTCGACAGCAAAACCACATGACCTTCTTCAGCAATGTGCTCGCCatcctggagctgctgcagccgctTGTTTTCCACAGcgaccaccagagggcgcttCAGGACTGCCTTCTGTCCTTCATGAGGGTCCTTCAG AACTTTCAGAGGACTCGCAGTCCGTTGGTCTTCATCAACAAGTTTTTGCAGTTCACACAGAAGtacattacccacgatgcagCAGCTGCCATTCCCTATCTACAAAAGCACTCTTACATCTTGCA GGTTCTGTGTGCAGAAAACCCAGACCTGGTTCAACTAAAATCTCTGCTGGCCGGACTCACTCTGCCTGTGAAAAGTTCTTCTGCAGACGTTGACGCAGACGAGAGAGACG ACGATGTGGCCACCGGTTCCCTGCCCCTCGTCAACATATCTGCCTCTGTTTCACTGAGTGCGGCCGACATGACCATGTACCTGAAAAAGATGTCTAGAGGAGAAGCAGTCGAGG ATGTGTTGGAAGTGTTGACAGAGGTGGATGACAAGTCAAGGAGGAGCCCAGAGATCATACAGTacttcatt AACGATCTGCAGAGACTCATGACTTCCTCAGAGGAGCTTTGTCGTAACATGGCCTTCAGTCTGGCTCTGCGCTGCATCCAGAATAATCCCTG cCTGGCGACAGACTTCCTGCCTACATTCATGTACTGCATGGGCAGCGGCAACTTCGACGTGGTGCAGACTGCTCTCAGGAATCTTCCAGAATACGTGCTTCTATGTCAAG AACACGCAGACATCCTGCTCCACAAGGCGTTTCTAGTGGGCATCTACGGACAAATCGACACCAGTTCAATGATCGCAGAGTCCATGAAGGTCCTTCACATGGAGGCAACGTAA